Proteins co-encoded in one Bacillus paramycoides genomic window:
- a CDS encoding peptide MFS transporter, with product MDAALKLDKAGEQQSPKKHPPGLYLLFFTEAWERFSYYGMRGLLVLYLTTSLVSGGLGFDKAVAVQIYGIFTMLVYFTPIIGGWLTDHFITKRHAITIGGIIMAIGNFVLFSMNTKTGLFLGLGLLVIGNGFFKPNISTLLGQLYSENDSRRDSAFTIFYMGINLGALIAPFICGYFADYRYGFLTACIGMIIGQLAFNFLAPRYLGSIGTTVVGKKSKEKNAKAIEKKPLTTQEKKRTAAILILTCFVVFFWAGFEQAGSSLTLYTDKFVDRTIGGFTIPTPWFQSVNPLFIILLALPVSALWIKLSKTKNGDLKIPTKMAFGMILLGIGYLVLTLAVLKTGSDEGNITMKANLLFIVLTYMFHTIGELFLSPIGLSMVSAIAPVKLASLLMGVWLAGTGFANLLAGQLAAFTQSLGYLEVFASIGIIVIVLGLVLLMFSKKIAHMME from the coding sequence ATGGATGCAGCTTTAAAATTAGACAAAGCTGGAGAGCAACAATCACCAAAAAAACATCCACCAGGGTTATACTTGTTGTTCTTTACAGAGGCATGGGAAAGATTTAGTTATTACGGAATGCGTGGCTTATTAGTTCTTTATTTAACAACGAGCTTAGTAAGCGGCGGTTTAGGATTCGATAAAGCAGTTGCCGTTCAAATTTACGGTATTTTCACAATGTTAGTATACTTCACACCGATTATCGGTGGTTGGTTAACTGACCATTTCATTACGAAACGCCATGCCATTACTATTGGTGGTATCATCATGGCAATTGGTAACTTTGTACTATTCTCAATGAACACAAAAACTGGACTATTTTTAGGATTAGGATTATTAGTTATTGGTAACGGATTCTTCAAACCAAATATTTCGACTTTATTAGGTCAATTATACAGCGAAAACGACTCTCGTCGTGATAGTGCCTTCACTATCTTCTACATGGGAATTAACTTAGGAGCGCTTATCGCTCCATTCATTTGCGGTTACTTCGCAGATTATAGATACGGTTTCTTAACAGCTTGTATCGGTATGATTATTGGACAGCTTGCCTTTAATTTCTTAGCACCTCGTTACTTAGGGTCTATCGGAACAACTGTTGTAGGGAAAAAATCTAAAGAAAAAAATGCAAAAGCAATCGAGAAAAAGCCTTTAACAACACAAGAGAAAAAACGTACTGCTGCAATTTTAATTTTAACTTGTTTCGTAGTATTCTTCTGGGCAGGATTTGAGCAAGCTGGTAGTTCTTTAACACTTTACACAGATAAGTTTGTGGATCGTACAATTGGTGGATTTACAATTCCGACACCTTGGTTCCAATCTGTAAACCCACTATTCATTATCTTACTAGCATTACCTGTTTCTGCATTATGGATTAAACTTTCAAAAACAAAAAATGGTGATTTAAAAATCCCAACAAAAATGGCATTTGGTATGATTTTACTAGGGATTGGATATTTAGTTCTAACTTTAGCTGTATTAAAAACTGGTAGCGACGAAGGTAACATTACAATGAAAGCAAACTTACTATTCATTGTACTCACTTACATGTTCCATACAATTGGTGAATTATTCTTATCACCAATCGGATTATCTATGGTAAGTGCAATCGCTCCTGTTAAATTAGCATCATTATTAATGGGTGTATGGTTAGCTGGTACTGGATTCGCAAACTTACTAGCAGGACAATTAGCTGCTTTCACTCAATCTTTAGGATATTTAGAAGTATTCGCAAGTATCGGTATTATTGTAATCGTACTCGGATTAGTACTTCTTATGTTCT
- a CDS encoding ABC transporter substrate-binding protein: protein MNFMRKKSFTVFVFLLAFSLLLSACGKSNTKEETKEDTKKEMITVEHAMGKTEVPANPKRVVILTNEGTEALLELGVKPVGAVKSWTGDPWYPHIKDKMKDVKVVGDEGQVNVETIASLKPDLIIGNKMRHEKVYEQLKAIAPTVFSETLRGEWKDNFKFYAKALNKEKEGQKVLADYDKSMKDLKAKLGDKVNQEISMVRFMPGDVRIYHGDTFSGVILKELGFKRPGDQNKDDFAERNVSKERISAMDGDVLFYFTFDKGNEKKGSELEKEYINDPLFKNLNAVKNGKAYKVDDVIWNTAGGVMAANLLLDDIEKRFVK, encoded by the coding sequence ATGAATTTCATGCGAAAGAAATCGTTTACAGTATTTGTATTTTTATTAGCATTTTCACTACTTTTAAGTGCTTGTGGAAAATCAAATACGAAAGAAGAAACAAAAGAAGATACGAAAAAAGAAATGATTACGGTTGAACATGCAATGGGTAAAACAGAAGTTCCTGCGAATCCAAAACGTGTAGTTATTTTAACAAATGAAGGAACTGAAGCTTTACTTGAACTAGGTGTGAAACCAGTTGGGGCTGTAAAGTCTTGGACTGGTGATCCATGGTATCCACATATTAAAGATAAAATGAAAGATGTAAAAGTTGTTGGTGATGAAGGACAAGTGAACGTAGAAACAATCGCTTCTTTAAAACCAGACTTAATTATCGGTAACAAAATGCGTCACGAAAAAGTGTACGAGCAACTAAAAGCAATTGCACCTACTGTGTTCTCTGAAACACTACGCGGTGAATGGAAAGATAACTTCAAATTTTATGCAAAAGCATTAAATAAAGAAAAAGAAGGACAAAAGGTTTTAGCTGATTACGATAAAAGCATGAAAGATTTAAAAGCCAAACTAGGCGATAAAGTAAATCAAGAAATCTCTATGGTTCGCTTCATGCCTGGTGATGTTCGTATTTATCATGGTGATACATTCTCTGGTGTTATTTTAAAAGAGCTTGGATTTAAGCGCCCTGGTGATCAAAATAAAGACGACTTTGCAGAGCGTAACGTATCTAAAGAACGTATTTCTGCAATGGATGGCGATGTATTATTCTACTTCACATTCGATAAAGGAAACGAGAAAAAAGGCTCTGAATTAGAAAAAGAATATATCAATGATCCTCTATTTAAAAATTTAAATGCAGTGAAAAATGGTAAAGCATACAAAGTTGATGACGTTATTTGGAATACAGCTGGTGGTGTAATGGCTGCTAACCTACTATTAGATGACATTGAAAAACGCTTTGTTAAATAA
- a CDS encoding FecCD family ABC transporter permease, with translation MLLKTNQAKWIGLFVGIIAVIICIWGSIIFGYTNTSWKLALDAFFHFNGSNEHIIIQNVRLPRALIAASVGASLAIAGCLMQTLTKNPLASPDFIGLNSGAAFFIVVAIVLFSVTSLSAFTWIAFLGAAIAAVLVFASSSLGKEGTTPLKLTLAGVAISALFSSLTQGLLVLNEKAMEEVLFWLAGSVQGRKLEILQSVFPYLLVGWITSLMMAGKVNTLMMGEDVAKGLGQRTILMKSFVLLIIVLLSGGSVAVAGPIGFIGIVTPHFARFLVGVDHRWRVPYSGLLGAILLILADIAARYVIMPQEVPVGVMTAFIGAPFFIYIARKRGLSK, from the coding sequence ATGTTATTAAAAACAAATCAAGCAAAATGGATTGGATTATTTGTTGGAATCATTGCAGTCATTATTTGTATTTGGGGAAGTATTATTTTCGGATATACAAATACGAGTTGGAAATTAGCGTTAGATGCTTTTTTCCATTTTAATGGTTCCAATGAACATATTATTATTCAAAATGTGCGTCTACCAAGGGCGTTAATTGCAGCTAGTGTTGGTGCTAGTTTAGCCATTGCGGGTTGTCTTATGCAAACTTTAACGAAGAATCCACTTGCTTCTCCAGATTTTATTGGATTAAATTCAGGTGCTGCGTTTTTCATAGTTGTAGCAATTGTTCTTTTTTCCGTGACATCATTATCAGCTTTCACGTGGATTGCTTTTTTAGGAGCTGCAATTGCAGCTGTACTTGTATTTGCTTCTAGTTCTTTAGGGAAAGAAGGGACAACGCCTCTTAAGTTAACATTAGCAGGGGTCGCAATCAGTGCGTTATTTTCATCATTAACACAAGGGTTACTTGTATTAAATGAAAAAGCGATGGAAGAGGTATTATTTTGGCTTGCCGGATCTGTGCAAGGAAGAAAGTTAGAAATTTTACAATCTGTATTCCCGTATTTATTAGTAGGCTGGATCACATCTCTTATGATGGCAGGGAAAGTAAATACATTAATGATGGGGGAAGATGTTGCAAAAGGGCTTGGACAACGAACGATTTTAATGAAATCATTCGTACTACTTATTATTGTCTTACTATCTGGTGGTTCAGTTGCGGTCGCAGGTCCAATTGGATTTATTGGTATTGTTACCCCGCATTTTGCCAGATTTCTTGTTGGAGTAGATCATAGGTGGAGAGTACCGTATAGCGGCTTGTTAGGTGCAATACTATTAATCTTAGCGGATATAGCAGCAAGATATGTCATTATGCCACAAGAAGTACCGGTAGGAGTTATGACAGCGTTTATCGGAGCTCCATTCTTTATTTATATTGCACGTAAGAGAGGGCTTAGCAAATGA
- a CDS encoding FecCD family ABC transporter permease: MKKYIPFRIGKGGLSFLMYKRACLVLFSLLVVLIGLFFASAGMGDMKIAPYDVWQAITGNGDAMSNMVVNKFRMPRILIAILVGIALAVAGCILQGLVRNPLASPDIIGITGGASVAVVLFLAIFSDKNNALTVSIHYMPLAAFVGATIVALLVYLFAWRNDGLSPISLVLIGVGFWALTKAATTLFMLLAPIYQASQANVWITGTVYGSSWQNVMVLAPWVLILTVISFIAARHLNAQELGDDIAVGLGVPLTKSRVFMLLLSTALIGGAVAFAGGIGFVGLMAPHISRRLVGSLYGALLPVAAIVGAILVLAADLIGRTVFTPLEIPAGVFTSAIGAPYFIYLLYKSRNS, from the coding sequence ATGAAGAAGTATATTCCGTTTCGTATAGGAAAAGGCGGGCTCTCGTTTTTAATGTATAAACGAGCTTGTCTCGTCTTATTCAGTTTATTAGTTGTTTTAATAGGATTATTTTTTGCGAGTGCAGGTATGGGAGACATGAAAATTGCTCCTTATGATGTATGGCAAGCGATCACTGGAAATGGCGATGCGATGTCTAATATGGTTGTAAATAAGTTTCGTATGCCGCGTATTTTAATTGCCATCCTTGTAGGAATTGCACTTGCTGTAGCGGGATGTATTTTACAAGGTCTCGTTCGAAATCCACTTGCTTCTCCTGATATTATCGGGATTACAGGTGGTGCAAGTGTTGCAGTTGTCTTATTTTTAGCTATATTTAGCGATAAAAATAATGCGTTAACCGTAAGCATTCATTATATGCCGTTAGCAGCCTTTGTTGGGGCAACGATTGTAGCGCTTCTTGTATATTTATTTGCATGGAGAAATGATGGATTATCACCAATTAGTCTTGTTTTAATTGGTGTTGGGTTTTGGGCGTTAACGAAAGCGGCAACGACTTTGTTTATGTTGTTAGCACCAATTTATCAAGCGAGTCAAGCGAATGTATGGATTACAGGTACTGTGTACGGTTCTTCATGGCAAAATGTTATGGTACTTGCGCCGTGGGTTCTCATCTTAACGGTAATATCATTTATAGCAGCTAGACATTTAAATGCGCAAGAGCTAGGGGATGATATTGCGGTAGGACTTGGTGTTCCTTTAACGAAGTCACGCGTATTCATGTTATTACTTAGTACAGCTTTAATTGGCGGAGCAGTTGCCTTTGCTGGAGGAATTGGATTTGTCGGTTTAATGGCACCTCATATTTCAAGAAGACTGGTTGGTTCTTTATACGGTGCATTACTCCCAGTTGCGGCAATCGTTGGTGCAATTTTAGTACTTGCTGCAGATTTAATTGGGCGTACAGTTTTCACGCCACTTGAAATTCCGGCAGGAGTATTTACATCAGCAATTGGTGCACCTTATTTTATTTATTTACTTTATAAAAGTCGGAATTCATAA
- a CDS encoding ABC transporter ATP-binding protein, protein MQKALETKRLTLSYGETIIIDELNLEIPKGEITIFIGSNGCGKSTLLRSLARLLKPTTGDILLDNQAIQSMQTKQIARQMAILPQGPQAPEGLTVLQLVKQGRYPYQTWLKQWSEKDEEMVQKALVATGMTEFAERDVHALSGGQRQRAWIAMTLAQDTDIILLDEPTTYLDMTHQIEVLDLLFELNETEQRTIVMVLHDLNLACRYADNIVAIQDKQIYAQGKPEEVVDEKLVRDVFRMECQISTDPLFGTPLCIPHGKGRRVRKEVAQAMR, encoded by the coding sequence ATGCAAAAAGCATTGGAGACGAAACGTTTGACGTTGTCTTATGGTGAAACAATTATTATTGATGAGTTGAATTTAGAAATTCCAAAAGGCGAAATTACAATCTTTATCGGTTCTAACGGTTGCGGAAAATCAACTTTATTACGTTCACTAGCTAGATTATTAAAACCAACAACTGGTGACATTTTGTTAGATAATCAAGCCATTCAAAGTATGCAAACGAAGCAAATCGCTCGTCAAATGGCAATTTTACCGCAAGGACCCCAAGCACCAGAAGGGCTTACAGTATTGCAACTTGTAAAGCAAGGACGCTATCCATATCAAACATGGCTGAAGCAATGGTCAGAAAAAGATGAGGAAATGGTACAAAAAGCCCTTGTGGCAACAGGTATGACAGAATTTGCTGAGCGTGATGTGCATGCTCTTTCAGGTGGACAACGTCAACGTGCTTGGATTGCAATGACGCTTGCACAAGATACAGATATTATTTTACTGGATGAGCCTACTACATATTTAGATATGACTCACCAAATTGAAGTGCTAGATTTATTATTCGAATTGAATGAAACAGAACAAAGAACAATTGTTATGGTATTACACGATTTAAATTTAGCATGCCGTTATGCAGACAATATTGTAGCCATTCAAGATAAACAAATATATGCACAAGGTAAGCCAGAAGAAGTAGTGGATGAGAAGCTAGTACGTGATGTATTCCGAATGGAGTGTCAAATCAGTACGGATCCGTTATTTGGGACGCCACTTTGTATTCCGCACGGAAAAGGAAGACGTGTACGTAAAGAGGTTGCTCAGGCAATGAGATAA
- a CDS encoding class I SAM-dependent DNA methyltransferase encodes MAFTESDVYNNEAFFKQYMKRRYRENSPNESLEKPAFFQLIGDVKGKKILDLGCGDAKFGKELLEKDCHSYTGIEGSELMYEKAKTQLENKNGIVHFLNLKDYTYPPATFDLVTSRLALHYIEYLPIIFQNVYETLKTNGTFTFSVQHPVITSSFESLQTSGKRTSWLVDDYFKMGKRVEPWIDQEVIKYHRTTEEYFTLLQQAGFTITNIKEATPSQTYFQSEEEYERRLRIPLFLLFSCEK; translated from the coding sequence ATGGCATTTACTGAATCTGATGTATATAATAACGAAGCATTTTTTAAACAATATATGAAACGAAGATACCGAGAAAATAGCCCAAATGAATCACTTGAAAAACCAGCCTTCTTTCAACTCATTGGCGATGTGAAAGGAAAGAAAATCCTCGATTTAGGCTGCGGTGACGCAAAATTTGGCAAGGAATTATTAGAAAAAGACTGCCACTCTTACACCGGTATTGAAGGCTCCGAACTTATGTATGAAAAAGCTAAAACACAACTAGAAAATAAAAATGGGATCGTCCATTTTTTAAACCTCAAAGACTACACATACCCTCCTGCTACTTTTGATTTAGTAACATCTAGACTCGCCTTACATTATATCGAATATCTTCCTATCATTTTTCAAAATGTGTACGAAACTTTAAAAACAAATGGAACCTTTACTTTTAGCGTTCAACACCCTGTTATTACCTCTTCATTTGAAAGCTTGCAAACGAGCGGAAAAAGAACAAGCTGGCTCGTCGATGATTATTTTAAAATGGGAAAACGCGTTGAACCTTGGATTGATCAAGAAGTTATTAAATATCATCGTACAACGGAAGAGTATTTTACATTGTTACAACAAGCTGGATTTACGATTACAAATATAAAAGAAGCTACACCAAGTCAAACTTATTTTCAAAGCGAAGAAGAATATGAACGACGTTTACGTATTCCCCTCTTCCTACTATTCTCTTGCGAAAAATAA
- a CDS encoding glycine C-acetyltransferase, whose protein sequence is MSSKTLAKFLEENLEDLKSKGLYNVIDPLESSNGPIITIGGKEYINLSSNNYLGLATDSRLQEAAIGAIHKYGVGAGAVRTINGTLDLHIKLEETIAKFKHTEAAIAYQSGFNCNMAAISAVMDKNDAILSDELNHASIIDGSRLSKAKIIVYKHSDMEDLRQKAIAAKESGLYNKLMVITDGVFSMDGDVAKLPEIVEIAEELDLMTYVDDAHGSGVLGKGAGTVKHFGLSDKVDFQIGTLSKAIGVIGGYVAGKQNLIDWLKVRSRPFLFSTALTPADAAACMRSIEILMESTELHDRLWENGRYLKQGLKELGFNIGESETPITPCIIGDEVLTQEFSKRLNEEGVYAKSIVFPTVAKGTGRVRNMPTAAHTKEMLDEAIRKYEKVGKEMGII, encoded by the coding sequence ATGTCTAGTAAAACACTTGCAAAATTTTTAGAAGAAAATTTAGAGGATTTAAAATCAAAGGGGCTTTATAACGTAATTGATCCGCTTGAGAGTTCAAATGGACCAATCATTACAATTGGCGGAAAAGAATATATTAACTTATCTTCAAATAACTATCTTGGATTAGCAACAGATAGCCGTTTGCAAGAAGCAGCAATTGGTGCAATTCATAAGTACGGTGTTGGGGCAGGAGCTGTTCGCACAATTAACGGTACTTTAGATTTGCATATTAAATTAGAAGAGACAATTGCAAAGTTTAAACATACAGAAGCAGCAATTGCTTACCAATCAGGGTTTAACTGTAATATGGCAGCGATTTCAGCCGTTATGGATAAAAATGATGCAATTCTTTCAGACGAATTAAACCATGCTTCTATTATTGATGGTAGTCGTCTATCAAAAGCAAAAATTATTGTTTATAAACATTCGGATATGGAAGATTTACGCCAAAAAGCAATCGCGGCGAAAGAATCAGGTCTTTACAATAAATTAATGGTAATTACAGACGGTGTCTTCTCAATGGATGGAGATGTTGCAAAACTACCAGAAATTGTTGAGATTGCAGAAGAATTAGATTTAATGACATATGTAGACGATGCACACGGTTCAGGTGTACTTGGAAAAGGTGCAGGAACTGTAAAGCACTTCGGTCTATCTGATAAAGTTGATTTCCAAATTGGTACATTATCAAAAGCAATTGGGGTAATTGGTGGATATGTAGCAGGGAAACAAAACTTAATTGACTGGTTAAAAGTTCGTTCACGTCCATTCTTATTCTCTACAGCATTAACACCAGCTGATGCAGCAGCTTGCATGAGATCAATTGAAATTTTAATGGAAAGCACAGAGCTACATGATCGTTTATGGGAAAATGGTCGTTATTTAAAACAAGGGTTAAAAGAACTTGGTTTTAACATTGGAGAAAGTGAAACGCCAATTACACCTTGTATTATAGGTGACGAAGTGTTAACACAAGAATTTAGTAAACGTCTAAATGAGGAAGGCGTATACGCAAAATCTATCGTGTTCCCAACTGTAGCTAAAGGAACAGGACGCGTTCGTAATATGCCTACAGCAGCTCATACGAAAGAAATGTTAGATGAAGCAATTCGTAAGTATGAAAAAGTAGGAAAAGAAATGGGCATCATTTAA
- a CDS encoding L-threonine 3-dehydrogenase — protein sequence MKKILVTGSLGQIGSELVMKLRDVYGASNVIATDIRETDSEVVTSGPFETLDVTDGQKLHDIAKRNEVDTIIHLAALLSATAEKNPLFAWNLNMGGLVNALEAARELNCKFFTPSSIGAFGPSTPKDNTPQDTIQRPTTMYGVNKVAGELLCDYYHQKFGADTRGVRFPGLISYVAPPGGGTTDYAVEIYYEAIKKGTYTSYIAEGTYMDMMYMPDALQAIISLMEADPSKLVHRNAFNITAMSFEPEQIAASIRKHIPTFTMDYDVDPARQTIADSWPNSIDATAAMNEWGFKAEYDLDKMTTDMLAKLKKKLTAELVTN from the coding sequence ATGAAAAAAATTCTAGTAACCGGTTCTTTAGGGCAAATTGGTTCTGAATTAGTAATGAAGCTTCGTGATGTATACGGTGCATCAAATGTTATTGCAACAGATATTCGTGAAACAGATAGTGAAGTAGTAACGTCTGGTCCGTTTGAAACGTTAGATGTAACAGATGGACAAAAACTACATGATATCGCAAAGCGTAATGAAGTAGATACAATTATTCATTTAGCAGCTTTACTTTCAGCAACAGCAGAAAAAAATCCGTTATTTGCATGGAATTTAAATATGGGTGGACTTGTAAATGCATTAGAAGCAGCTCGCGAATTAAACTGTAAGTTTTTCACGCCAAGTTCTATCGGTGCATTCGGTCCATCAACGCCGAAAGATAATACGCCACAAGATACAATTCAGCGTCCTACTACGATGTATGGGGTAAACAAAGTAGCAGGAGAATTATTATGTGATTATTATCATCAAAAATTTGGCGCTGATACGCGCGGTGTACGTTTCCCTGGTTTAATTTCTTACGTAGCTCCTCCAGGAGGCGGAACAACTGATTATGCAGTTGAAATTTATTATGAGGCGATTAAAAAAGGCACATACACCTCATACATTGCAGAAGGAACATACATGGATATGATGTATATGCCAGATGCTTTACAAGCGATCATTTCATTAATGGAAGCTGATCCAAGTAAACTTGTGCATAGAAACGCGTTCAATATTACAGCAATGAGCTTTGAGCCAGAGCAAATCGCAGCATCGATTCGTAAACACATTCCAACGTTTACAATGGATTACGATGTAGATCCTGCTCGTCAAACAATCGCTGATAGCTGGCCAAACTCTATTGATGCAACAGCAGCGATGAACGAGTGGGGCTTTAAAGCAGAATACGATTTAGACAAAATGACAACGGATATGTTGGCTAAGTTAAAAAAAAAGCTCACAGCTGAGTTAGTGACGAATTAA
- the pyrE gene encoding orotate phosphoribosyltransferase, whose protein sequence is MEKWELAKEIYNTSRLTGTFKLRSGQVSNQYFDKYLFESNPVLLLEIAKQLKELIPPDTEVLAGLGMGGIPVATALSLQTGIPVVFVRKEAKKYGTCKLAEGVNIAGKNVCVVEDVITTGGQILLSTKDLRELGAKVYHVLGVIERTKEGKENLLEDGLQLHSLFTMDELIEGEKEHAKS, encoded by the coding sequence ATGGAGAAATGGGAGTTAGCAAAGGAAATTTACAATACGTCACGTTTAACGGGAACATTTAAACTTCGATCAGGACAAGTATCAAATCAATACTTTGATAAGTACCTATTTGAATCTAATCCAGTACTGTTATTAGAAATTGCTAAACAGTTGAAAGAGCTCATTCCTCCTGATACAGAAGTACTCGCAGGTTTAGGAATGGGAGGAATTCCAGTAGCAACAGCATTATCTTTACAAACAGGTATACCAGTTGTATTTGTAAGAAAAGAAGCAAAGAAGTACGGTACATGTAAGTTAGCAGAAGGCGTTAATATTGCTGGGAAAAATGTTTGTGTTGTTGAGGATGTTATTACGACAGGCGGTCAAATATTATTAAGTACGAAAGATTTAAGAGAACTAGGTGCGAAAGTATATCATGTTTTAGGCGTGATTGAACGAACGAAAGAGGGAAAAGAAAACTTATTAGAAGATGGCTTACAGCTACATTCCTTATTTACAATGGATGAGTTAATTGAAGGAGAAAAGGAACATGCAAAGAGTTGA
- a CDS encoding NUDIX hydrolase: MQRVDVVYALIYEEETDKILMVHNVEQNVWSLPGGAVEKGETLEEALVREVKEETGLTATAGGLVAINEKFFEESGNHALLFTFRANVVTGELIAEDEGEISAIEWVDRAIANERFPFYDGGFEVLLEVAIPYKFQPETK, encoded by the coding sequence ATGCAAAGAGTTGACGTCGTATATGCGCTTATATATGAAGAGGAAACAGATAAAATATTAATGGTACATAATGTAGAACAAAACGTTTGGTCATTGCCAGGCGGGGCTGTTGAAAAGGGTGAAACGTTAGAGGAAGCTCTAGTAAGGGAAGTAAAAGAAGAGACAGGTTTAACTGCTACGGCAGGTGGACTTGTTGCAATCAATGAAAAATTCTTTGAAGAATCAGGGAATCATGCACTATTGTTTACATTCCGAGCAAATGTAGTAACAGGTGAACTTATTGCAGAAGATGAAGGAGAAATTTCTGCAATAGAGTGGGTGGACCGGGCAATTGCAAATGAACGATTCCCATTCTACGATGGTGGATTCGAAGTATTATTAGAAGTAGCCATTCCATACAAGTTTCAACCAGAAACAAAGTGA